The sequence below is a genomic window from Sporomusaceae bacterium FL31.
ACCGGGATTAACTATACCATGGTCGGTGGGCTGAAGTTCTATGACCGTAAAGAAATTAAAGATATTCTAGCCTATTTACGGGTTATCTTTAACCCTGCTGATACGGTAAGCTTGCTGCGGATTATTAATGTTCCACGACGGGGAATTGGTGATACTACAATAGGCCGGCTCAATGATTATGCGAGCAGTAACAATCTAACCCTATTTGATGTGATTTCTAATCCGGATTTGGTACCAGATTTAACCGCACGAGCGAAAAGGCCGCTGGAAGCACTGGCTGAACTGATTTTCAACTTAATGAGTTTACAGCAAAGCATGGCAGTTGTGGATTTAATTGATAAGGTTATGAATGATTCCGGTTATATTGCTGAATTGGAAAAAGAGCAAACTCCGCAGAGTGAAGTCAGAATTGAAAACTTACGAGAGTTACTCAGTGTGGCCAAAGAATTTGCTAATGGTGATTTGGAAAACAATCTGGAAAACTTCTTAAGTCATGTTGCCTTGGTGTCAGATGTCGATACGGCTGACCTGGCTGGTGAGAAGGTTACTTTGATGACTTTGCATTCGGCAAAAGGACTGGAATTTCCGATAGCCTTTATGGCTGGGATGGAAGAAGGGCTTTTCCCTCACGCACGTACGCTGATGAATGAATGTGAAATCGAAGAAGAACGTAGAATATGCTATGTCGGGATTACTCGGGCACGGCGCAAACTATATCTGTCTAATGCCCGGATGCGAACCATCTATGGTAAAACCATCATGTATCCGGTATCCCGATTTATGAGCGAAATTCCCGAACATACTTTGGAACGAGTGGAGTTAAAGCCAAGTCGTTTTGATCTTCGATCCGGTTTGACTCCAGCTGGTGGTCTGGCACGGCAAACACCACAACAAGCGCCTGTTAATCACACCATGCAAGCTCCTAAACAAACCTTTACGCAAGCGGGGCCAATTGGACAACCGGCCGCCTGGAAAGTCGGCGACAAAGCCCAGCATAATAAATGGGGGATAGGCACTGTAGTCGACGTCCGGGGTAACGGAGAAGAACAAGAACTCAAGATTGCTTTTCCAGGTCAAGGAATCAAGCAGTTAATGACGAAATATGCACCTATCGCCAAAGTGCAAGTATAACTCTAAGGAGTGAATGCAGTGTCTGATGATATTCCGAAAACATTGCCAATAGCGGCTGAGGCTGCTAACGATCTCAGGCAGCAAATTGATGCTCACAATTATCGCTACTATGTACTGGATAAGCCGGAAATTGAGGATCATGTTTATGATCAGCTTATGCAAAAGCTGATTGCCATTGAAACGGCTTATCCAGAACTCATTACACCTCACTCGCCTACGCAGCGTGTTGGTGCCGCTCCGGCTGCCGGTTTTACACGTATTGCCCATTTGACACCCATGCGCAGCTTGGGAAATGCTTTCTCGCATGATGAAATTATTGCTTTTCATACCCGGGTAGTAAACGGCTTGGAGACAAGCCAGGACCTGGAGTATGTGGTTGAACATAAAATTGACGGTTTGGCTATTAATTTGGTTTATGAGAATGGTCTGCTCTTAAGCGCTGCTACCCGGGGGGACGGCGTGGAAGGCGAGGATGTAACGTCCAATATAAAGACCATTAAATCAATTCCTTTACGATTACAAGGTGCGGATGCCATAGTACCACCTTTACTGGAAGTTCGCGGCGAAGTGTATATGTCTAAGCTGGAATTTGCCAGATTAAATGAGCAGCGTGAGCAAAATGGCGAACCGCTGCTGGCTAATCCGCGCAACGCAGCAGCCGGTTCATTACGCCAGTTAGATCCGCGTGCTACCGCAGAACGGGCTCTTGATGCTTTTATCTACGGAGTTGGTGTTCATGATGGGGTTGAACTGACAACCCATGCGCAAACCCTTGAATATTTGCAAGCACTGGGTTTTAAAGTAAACCAGTTTTATCGTGTGTTCCAGCAAGCAGAAAAAATTGCCGAGTATTGTGAAAGCTGGGCTGATAAGCGTGCTGAACTGCCGTATGAGATTGATGGCATGGTCATTAAAGTGAATGATTTAGCCAGTCAAGCCATCCTGGGAGCTACTGCCAAAGATCCGCGCTGGGCGGTTGCTTTTAAATTTCCAGCCGAGCAGAGTACAACCGTGGTCCAAGATATCATTATTAGTGTGGGCCGAACAGGAACACTGACCCCAACGGCCGTCTTGCAGCCGGTAAAGTTGGCTGGTTCAACGGTAAGCCGAGCGACATTACATAATGAAGACTATATTCAGCAAAAAGATATTCGTATTGGTGATACCGTCATTGTCCACAAAGCCGGTGAAGTGATTCCCGAGGTAGTTGCTGTCGTATTATCGAAACGGACTGGCGAAGAGAAACCTTTTAATATGCCAGAGGTCTGTCCGGAATGTGGCAGTGCTGCTGTCCGAAATGAGGCTGAGGCAGCACGCAAGTGTATCAATCCAACGTGCCCGGCACTGCTTAGAGAAGGCCTCATTCATTTTGTTTCGCGTGATGCAATGAATATCGATGGCCTTGGGCCGGCGGTATTAGTCAACCTGTTAACTTCATGTTTAATCAAAGATGCTGCCGATTTATATCAATTGACTGAAACAAAACTCCTGCAGTTAGAACGAATCGGTGAAAAGTCAGCCGCCAATCTGTTGAGTTCAATCGAAAAAAGCAAGGAAGCAGGACTTGCCAGGCTATTATTTGGCTTAGGGATTC
It includes:
- the pcrA gene encoding ATP-dependent DNA helicase PcrA, which gives rise to MQNIFDGLNPAQAAAAAHINGPLLIMAGAGSGKTKVLTCRIAYLLEQNVAPYNILAITFTNKAAAEMRERVDRMVGSRAKDIWLSTFHAFCAKFLRMEIDGLGGYKRNFVIYDSSDSQAVIKACLKELNLDDKQFAPNSIQATISNAKNALTDEREFARDADTFFAQKVAEIYQLYQNKLRNNNALDFDDLLMCTVRLLENNQEVRERYQNKFKYILIDEYQDTNHAQYLLAHMLAAKHRNLCVVGDADQSIYGWRGADIRNIMDFENDYPEAKVIKLEQNYRSTKIILEAANAVIENNSDRKPKALWTENSQGEPISYYLANDERDEAQYIASNITKLNTVYNVPYGDMAVLYRTNAQSRVIEEAFMKTGINYTMVGGLKFYDRKEIKDILAYLRVIFNPADTVSLLRIINVPRRGIGDTTIGRLNDYASSNNLTLFDVISNPDLVPDLTARAKRPLEALAELIFNLMSLQQSMAVVDLIDKVMNDSGYIAELEKEQTPQSEVRIENLRELLSVAKEFANGDLENNLENFLSHVALVSDVDTADLAGEKVTLMTLHSAKGLEFPIAFMAGMEEGLFPHARTLMNECEIEEERRICYVGITRARRKLYLSNARMRTIYGKTIMYPVSRFMSEIPEHTLERVELKPSRFDLRSGLTPAGGLARQTPQQAPVNHTMQAPKQTFTQAGPIGQPAAWKVGDKAQHNKWGIGTVVDVRGNGEEQELKIAFPGQGIKQLMTKYAPIAKVQV
- the ligA gene encoding DNA ligase — protein: MSDDIPKTLPIAAEAANDLRQQIDAHNYRYYVLDKPEIEDHVYDQLMQKLIAIETAYPELITPHSPTQRVGAAPAAGFTRIAHLTPMRSLGNAFSHDEIIAFHTRVVNGLETSQDLEYVVEHKIDGLAINLVYENGLLLSAATRGDGVEGEDVTSNIKTIKSIPLRLQGADAIVPPLLEVRGEVYMSKLEFARLNEQREQNGEPLLANPRNAAAGSLRQLDPRATAERALDAFIYGVGVHDGVELTTHAQTLEYLQALGFKVNQFYRVFQQAEKIAEYCESWADKRAELPYEIDGMVIKVNDLASQAILGATAKDPRWAVAFKFPAEQSTTVVQDIIISVGRTGTLTPTAVLQPVKLAGSTVSRATLHNEDYIQQKDIRIGDTVIVHKAGEVIPEVVAVVLSKRTGEEKPFNMPEVCPECGSAAVRNEAEAARKCINPTCPALLREGLIHFVSRDAMNIDGLGPAVLVNLLTSCLIKDAADLYQLTETKLLQLERIGEKSAANLLSSIEKSKEAGLARLLFGLGIRYVGVKAAGVLARHFGNIDLLKSANIEELIQLDEIGEKIAESVIAYFSVPDNLALIEKFKQLGVRTTEDRPVAVGPQPFAGQTFVLTGTLAAMTRHEAAAMIEGLGGKVAGSVSKKTNYVVAGAEAGSKLTKAQQLGIQVLDEDEFKSMVEKLAED